The following coding sequences are from one Pseudonocardia sp. HH130630-07 window:
- the hisG gene encoding ATP phosphoribosyltransferase, whose amino-acid sequence MLRVALPNKGTLAEPAATMMREAGYRQRTDSRDLSVVDEENEIEFFYLRPKDIATYVGRGDLHLGVTGFDLMEESGSQTQQILPLGFGRSRFHFAAPADAGWKLEDLDGHKIATSYPRLVRSYLSGKRIGAEIVKLDGAVEISIQLGLADAIADVVSSGRTLRQHGLEIIGDAIATSQATLIEREKRADRPENGDVTAIKKVFADRLQGVVLAREYLMMDFDCPEELLPAAEKVAPGLQAPTVSPLSKKGWVAVRTMVPAKQTNRVMDQLAEIGATAILTTEIRSCRAMSANGHAAG is encoded by the coding sequence ATGCTCCGCGTGGCACTGCCCAACAAGGGCACCCTGGCCGAGCCAGCGGCCACCATGATGCGTGAGGCCGGGTACCGCCAGCGGACCGACTCGCGCGACCTCAGCGTGGTCGACGAGGAGAACGAGATCGAGTTCTTCTACCTGCGGCCGAAGGACATCGCGACCTACGTCGGGCGGGGCGACCTGCACCTCGGCGTCACCGGCTTCGACCTCATGGAGGAGTCGGGCAGCCAGACCCAGCAGATCCTGCCGCTGGGCTTCGGCCGGTCCCGCTTCCACTTCGCCGCACCCGCCGACGCCGGCTGGAAGCTGGAGGACCTCGACGGGCACAAGATCGCCACGTCCTACCCCCGGCTGGTGCGCTCGTACCTGTCCGGCAAGCGGATCGGCGCCGAGATCGTGAAGCTCGACGGCGCGGTGGAGATCTCGATCCAGCTCGGTCTCGCCGACGCGATCGCCGACGTCGTCTCCTCCGGGCGGACCCTGCGCCAGCACGGCCTGGAGATCATCGGCGACGCCATCGCCACCTCGCAGGCGACGCTGATCGAGCGGGAGAAGCGTGCGGACCGTCCCGAGAACGGTGACGTGACCGCGATCAAGAAGGTCTTCGCCGACCGGCTGCAGGGCGTCGTGCTGGCCCGCGAGTACCTGATGATGGACTTCGACTGCCCGGAGGAGCTCCTCCCGGCGGCGGAGAAGGTGGCGCCCGGCCTGCAGGCGCCGACGGTGTCCCCGCTGTCGAAGAAGGGCTGGGTCGCGGTCCGCACCATGGTCCCGGCCAAGCAGACCAACCGGGTCATGGACCAGCTGGCCGAGATCGGCGCCACGGCCATCCTGACCACCGAGATCCGGTCCTGCCGCGCGATGTCGGCGAACGGCCACGCCGCCGGCTGA
- a CDS encoding YceI family protein has protein sequence MTAATKIPGYVAGTWDIDPVHSDVSFVVRHMMVSKVRGRFEQVTGELVTADALEDSTVTATVDASSITTGNEQRDGHIRSADFFEVEKYPEWSFRSTGLAAKGDDFVLTGDLTIKGATKPVEFALELNGFGPDAWGGTRAGFTATTTIKRSDFGVDIALPMDGGGAVVSEKVGIELEIQAVLRAS, from the coding sequence ATGACCGCCGCCACGAAGATCCCCGGCTACGTCGCGGGCACCTGGGACATCGACCCGGTGCACTCCGACGTCTCGTTCGTCGTCCGCCACATGATGGTCAGCAAGGTGCGGGGCCGCTTCGAGCAGGTCACCGGCGAGCTCGTCACCGCCGACGCCCTGGAGGACTCGACCGTCACCGCCACCGTCGACGCCTCCTCCATCACCACCGGCAACGAGCAGCGGGACGGCCACATCCGCTCCGCAGACTTCTTCGAGGTCGAGAAGTACCCGGAGTGGAGCTTCCGGTCCACCGGGCTCGCCGCCAAGGGCGACGACTTCGTGCTCACCGGTGACCTGACCATCAAGGGTGCGACCAAGCCCGTCGAGTTCGCCCTCGAGCTGAACGGCTTCGGCCCGGACGCCTGGGGCGGCACCCGCGCCGGCTTCACGGCGACCACCACCATCAAGCGGTCCGACTTCGGTGTCGACATCGCCCTGCCGATGGACGGCGGCGGCGCCGTCGTCAGCGAGAAGGTCGGTATCGAGCTGGAGATCCAGGCCGTCCTGCGCGCCTCCTGA
- a CDS encoding RecB family exonuclease, protein MTVQQPPAADPAVAPRPPALSPSRAADFRRCPLLYRFRAVDRLPEPPSKAQVRGTLVHAVLERLFALPAPDRTPEAARALLGPAWDELDAAGAAGDLFDGAADPAFATWLDSATALLDTYFALEDPARVPAAAVEERIETVLHGASGPVPLRGILDPLDQGPGGALRVVDYKTGAVPGEGFEGPALFQLKFYALAVLLARGRMPEELRLLYLSGGTALSYRPDTDELYRFARLLDAVWAAIGRAAPDGDFRPNRGPACRSCDHRARCPAWDGTPPPYPGWPGSGGGPLRQA, encoded by the coding sequence GTGACCGTGCAGCAACCGCCCGCCGCCGATCCGGCCGTGGCACCGCGGCCGCCGGCGCTGTCGCCGTCGCGGGCGGCGGACTTCCGGCGCTGCCCGCTGCTCTACCGGTTCCGTGCGGTCGACCGCCTGCCGGAGCCGCCGTCGAAGGCACAGGTCCGCGGGACGCTGGTGCACGCGGTGCTGGAGCGGCTGTTCGCCCTGCCGGCCCCGGACCGCACCCCGGAGGCCGCGCGGGCGCTGCTCGGCCCCGCCTGGGACGAGCTGGACGCCGCCGGTGCCGCCGGCGACCTGTTCGACGGTGCGGCCGACCCGGCGTTCGCCACCTGGCTGGACTCGGCGACCGCCCTGCTCGACACCTACTTCGCCCTGGAGGATCCGGCGCGGGTACCGGCGGCGGCGGTCGAGGAGCGGATCGAGACCGTCCTCCACGGCGCGTCCGGGCCGGTGCCGCTGCGCGGCATCCTGGACCCGCTCGACCAGGGGCCGGGCGGCGCCCTGCGGGTGGTCGACTACAAGACGGGGGCCGTCCCCGGCGAGGGCTTCGAGGGCCCGGCGCTGTTCCAGCTCAAGTTCTACGCGCTGGCCGTGCTGCTGGCCCGTGGCCGGATGCCCGAGGAGCTGCGCCTGCTCTACCTGTCCGGCGGGACCGCACTGAGCTACCGTCCCGACACCGACGAGCTGTACCGCTTCGCCCGGCTGCTGGACGCCGTGTGGGCCGCGATCGGCCGCGCCGCGCCGGACGGGGACTTCCGCCCCAACCGCGGCCCGGCCTGCCGCTCGTGCGACCACCGGGCCCGGTGCCCCGCGTGGGACGGCACTCCCCCGCCGTACCCGGGCTGGCCCGGCTCCGGGGGCGGTCCGCTCCGGCAGGCATGA
- a CDS encoding VOC family protein codes for MDDTTIGAELDMIGILVTDMTRSVRFYRLLGLEFPAGSESGAHVETTLRGGLRLALDLQSMVEGFHPGAAPAREGRMSIAFRLPDPAAVDAAWRTVVAAGHESVLDPFDAPWGQRYATVRDPDGAPLDLFAWA; via the coding sequence ATGGACGACACGACGATCGGCGCCGAGCTCGACATGATCGGCATCCTGGTCACCGACATGACCCGCTCGGTGCGCTTCTACCGGTTGCTGGGGCTGGAGTTCCCGGCCGGATCGGAGTCCGGGGCGCACGTGGAGACGACCCTGCGCGGTGGGCTGCGGCTGGCGCTCGACCTGCAGTCGATGGTCGAGGGCTTCCATCCCGGTGCGGCGCCCGCCCGGGAGGGACGGATGTCGATCGCCTTCCGGCTCCCGGACCCCGCTGCGGTCGACGCGGCGTGGCGCACGGTCGTGGCGGCCGGTCACGAGAGCGTGCTCGACCCGTTCGACGCGCCGTGGGGCCAGCGCTACGCCACCGTCCGCGACCCCGACGGCGCCCCGCTGGACCTGTTCGCCTGGGCCTGA
- a CDS encoding phosphoribosyl-ATP diphosphatase → MKTFDGLFAELQGKAVDRPAGSGTVAALDAGVHAQGKKVLEEAGEVWLAAEYQGDDELAEEISQLLYRLQVIMIQRGLALEDVYKHL, encoded by the coding sequence GTGAAGACTTTCGACGGGTTGTTCGCCGAGCTGCAGGGCAAGGCCGTGGATCGGCCGGCCGGTTCGGGAACCGTCGCCGCGCTCGACGCCGGTGTGCACGCCCAGGGCAAGAAGGTGCTGGAGGAGGCCGGCGAGGTCTGGCTGGCCGCGGAGTACCAGGGCGACGACGAGCTGGCCGAGGAGATCTCACAATTGCTCTACCGCCTGCAGGTGATCATGATTCAGCGGGGCCTCGCCCTCGAGGACGTCTACAAGCACCTGTAG
- a CDS encoding helix-turn-helix domain-containing protein, with protein MSGYRELPPTGAAAGLVECAWQGWSDHPGSRRVLPDGCMDLLLHDGRLTVAGPDTAAHLASGPAGALTTGLRFRPGALPALLGTPAAALRDLRVPLSDVLPGALPGDLVGALEATACTVGDAGAPGPGAPRLLLAVAAALWRSGARHPLPAPLPRPALRALARGASAADLAEDLGVTSRTLHRHCLATLGYGPSTARRILRFRTASALLFDGIAPAEVAARAGYADQPHLSREVRALTGASPATLYAAPPPR; from the coding sequence ATGTCGGGCTACCGCGAGCTCCCGCCCACCGGGGCGGCCGCCGGGCTCGTCGAGTGCGCCTGGCAGGGGTGGAGCGACCATCCCGGCAGCCGGCGCGTGCTGCCCGACGGCTGCATGGACCTGCTGCTGCACGACGGCCGGTTGACCGTCGCGGGCCCGGACACCGCCGCCCACCTGGCGAGCGGACCGGCCGGGGCGCTCACCACCGGACTGCGCTTCCGTCCCGGCGCGTTGCCCGCCCTGCTCGGGACACCGGCGGCGGCGCTGCGCGACCTGCGGGTCCCGCTGTCCGACGTGCTCCCGGGGGCGCTGCCCGGTGACCTGGTGGGGGCGCTCGAGGCCACGGCCTGCACGGTCGGCGACGCGGGCGCGCCGGGCCCCGGGGCCCCGCGACTGCTGCTCGCGGTCGCCGCCGCCCTGTGGCGCTCGGGCGCCCGCCACCCGCTGCCGGCGCCGCTCCCCCGTCCCGCACTGCGTGCGCTGGCGCGCGGCGCCTCCGCCGCGGACCTGGCCGAGGACCTCGGCGTCACGTCGCGCACCCTGCACCGGCACTGCCTGGCGACGCTCGGGTACGGGCCGTCGACGGCGCGCCGGATCCTGCGGTTCCGCACGGCGAGCGCGCTGCTATTCGACGGGATCGCCCCCGCCGAGGTCGCCGCCCGTGCCGGGTACGCCGACCAGCCGCACCTGTCCCGCGAGGTGCGGGCCCTCACCGGCGCCTCCCCCGCCACCCTCTACGCCGCACCGCCGCCGCGCTGA
- a CDS encoding SAM-dependent methyltransferase, with protein MDVADTHGNHAVPNLARMYDYYLGGSHNFAVDREAADRALRSVPHAKTFALANRAFLGRVVRHLVAAGIDQFLDLGSGVPTVGNVHEIARAVRPTARVAYVDIEPVAVGVATELLADDPYASITLADIRDPTAVLAAPGVAGLLDLDRPVAVLAVAVLHALPDADDPAGILAAYRDACVPGSHLAVSHLAATTFSEQQTDVVRDVLDRTPTPVTLRSREQLAGMLAGYEIVEPGVVLLPAWRRDDSGPADVADADANGYAALGRLPVPAP; from the coding sequence GTGGATGTCGCGGACACGCACGGGAACCACGCGGTGCCGAACCTCGCCCGCATGTACGACTACTACCTGGGGGGCTCGCACAACTTCGCGGTCGACCGCGAGGCCGCGGACCGGGCCCTGCGCTCGGTACCGCACGCGAAGACGTTCGCGCTCGCCAACCGGGCGTTCCTCGGGCGGGTGGTGCGGCACCTCGTGGCGGCCGGGATCGACCAGTTCCTGGACCTCGGGTCGGGGGTGCCGACCGTCGGCAACGTCCACGAGATCGCCCGGGCGGTCCGTCCCACCGCACGGGTCGCCTACGTCGACATCGAGCCGGTCGCCGTCGGCGTCGCGACCGAGCTGCTGGCCGACGACCCGTACGCCTCGATCACCCTCGCGGACATCCGCGACCCCACCGCCGTGCTCGCCGCCCCCGGTGTGGCCGGACTGCTCGACCTCGACCGGCCGGTGGCCGTGCTGGCCGTCGCCGTGCTGCACGCGCTGCCGGACGCCGACGACCCCGCCGGGATCCTCGCGGCGTACCGCGACGCGTGCGTACCCGGCAGCCACCTCGCCGTGTCGCACCTGGCCGCGACGACCTTCTCCGAGCAGCAGACCGACGTCGTGCGCGACGTCCTCGACCGGACCCCCACCCCGGTGACGCTGCGCAGCCGCGAGCAGCTGGCCGGGATGCTGGCGGGGTACGAGATCGTCGAACCCGGGGTCGTGCTGCTCCCGGCCTGGCGCCGGGACGACTCCGGCCCGGCCGACGTCGCCGATGCCGACGCGAACGGTTACGCCGCCCTCGGCAGACTGCCCGTACCGGCCCCGTGA
- a CDS encoding tRNA (adenine-N1)-methyltransferase has translation MTDPKGRHYTVVLAPGAAYHTHRGQIAHDDLIGAPEGSLVHSAANTPYLALRPRLADYVLSMPRGAQVIYPKDAAQILMWGDVFPGARVLEAGAGSGALTCSLLQAVGPAGRVVSYEVREDHAPHAVSNVETFFGHRPPHWDLTVGDVREHRGEVDRVVLDMLSPWDVLDTVRDSLVPGGILVGYVATTTQLSVLTEKLREMQCWTEPEAWEAMVRPWHVVGLAVRPEHRMIAHTAFLVTSRRLADGVTPPRQQRRPTGR, from the coding sequence CTGACCGACCCGAAGGGCCGGCACTACACGGTGGTGCTGGCCCCCGGTGCCGCCTACCACACCCATCGCGGCCAGATCGCGCACGACGACCTCATCGGGGCCCCCGAGGGCAGCCTCGTGCACTCCGCCGCGAACACGCCGTACCTCGCGCTGCGGCCGCGGCTCGCCGACTACGTGCTGTCCATGCCGCGCGGAGCGCAGGTGATCTACCCGAAGGACGCGGCCCAGATCCTGATGTGGGGAGACGTGTTCCCCGGCGCGCGGGTGCTGGAGGCCGGTGCCGGGTCCGGCGCGCTGACCTGCTCGCTGCTGCAGGCCGTCGGCCCTGCCGGACGGGTGGTCTCCTACGAGGTCCGCGAGGACCACGCCCCGCACGCGGTGAGCAACGTCGAGACCTTCTTCGGGCACCGGCCCCCGCACTGGGACCTCACCGTCGGCGACGTCCGGGAGCACCGCGGCGAGGTCGACCGGGTCGTGCTGGACATGCTCTCGCCGTGGGACGTGCTCGACACCGTCCGGGACAGCCTCGTCCCCGGCGGCATCCTGGTCGGCTACGTGGCCACCACGACCCAGCTCTCGGTGCTCACCGAGAAGCTGCGCGAGATGCAGTGCTGGACCGAACCGGAGGCGTGGGAGGCCATGGTCCGGCCGTGGCACGTGGTGGGTCTGGCGGTCCGCCCGGAACACCGGATGATCGCCCACACCGCGTTCCTGGTGACCAGCCGCCGGCTCGCCGACGGGGTGACCCCGCCGCGCCAGCAGCGCAGGCCGACCGGCCGCTGA
- a CDS encoding HAD family hydrolase encodes MPERGRPAAVLLDMDGTLIDSEKVWEVALADLMKHLGAPPLSQQARLESVGGSLDSSLRICFREAGRDPATVPAEEFREAGEWLYERTGELFGDGVPWRPGAEELLVALRDEEVPAALVTNTTRVLVERALETLGRDRFAAVVPGDEVAEPKPAPEPYRRGAELLGADPAECVAVEDSPTGALSAERAGCAVLVVPCELAVPPGPRRVQRSTLAGIGPAELGAVLDEVRARA; translated from the coding sequence ATGCCTGAGCGCGGGCGCCCGGCGGCGGTGCTGCTGGACATGGACGGCACGCTGATCGACTCGGAGAAGGTGTGGGAGGTCGCGCTCGCCGACCTCATGAAGCACCTCGGCGCGCCGCCGCTGTCGCAGCAGGCCCGCCTGGAGTCGGTCGGTGGCTCGCTCGACTCGTCGCTGCGGATCTGCTTCCGCGAGGCGGGCCGGGATCCGGCCACGGTGCCCGCCGAGGAGTTCCGCGAGGCGGGGGAGTGGCTCTACGAGCGCACCGGTGAGCTGTTCGGGGACGGCGTCCCGTGGCGTCCCGGGGCCGAGGAGCTGCTCGTCGCGCTGCGCGACGAGGAGGTCCCGGCGGCGCTGGTCACGAACACGACCCGGGTCCTGGTCGAACGCGCGCTGGAGACACTGGGCCGGGACCGGTTCGCGGCCGTCGTCCCCGGCGACGAGGTGGCCGAACCGAAGCCGGCGCCGGAGCCCTACCGTCGTGGCGCGGAGCTGCTCGGTGCGGACCCCGCGGAGTGCGTCGCGGTGGAGGACTCGCCGACGGGCGCGCTGTCCGCGGAGCGGGCCGGCTGCGCCGTCCTCGTGGTGCCGTGCGAGCTGGCCGTGCCCCCGGGCCCCCGGCGGGTGCAGCGCAGCACCCTCGCCGGGATCGGCCCGGCCGAGCTGGGTGCCGTCCTCGACGAGGTGCGGGCCCGCGCCTGA
- the arc gene encoding proteasome ATPase: MNHPYDDGPGRRDVHSGHDSGHDLGGAEDSEHIRHLESEIATLRQRLSETPRHARVLEQRLAETTSRLSALNARNEKLTETLKEARGQLVALREEVDRLAQPPSGYGVFLGRYDDDTVDVFTSGRRMRVPVSPAVEGEELRSGQSVRLNEGLTVVEAMGFEQVGDLYSLREIVSRPGEDGAAGRGLVVGHSDEERVVWLAAPLFDLGQEEGTSPLKSGDSLMVDSRAGYAYERVAKAEVEDLVLEEVPDIAYADIGGLSRQIEQIQDAVELPFLHTELFTQYELRPPKGVLLYGPPGCGKTLIAKAVANSLAKKIASQRGDDPDEGRAFFLNIKGPELLNKFVGETERHIRLIFQRAREKASAGTPVIVFFDEMDSIFRTRGSGVSSDVETTIVPQLLAEIDGVEGLENVIVIGASNREDMIDPAILRPGRLDVKIKIERPDAEGAQDIFSKYITETLPIHDDDVAEFGGSRKACVDGMIQRIVERMYDESEENRFLEVTYANGDKETLYFKDFNSGAMIQNIVDRAKKSAIKSVLESGQTGLRVQHLLDAIVDEFAENEDLPNTTNPDDWARISGKKGERIVYIRTLVTGKNDATGRAIDTASNTGQYL; encoded by the coding sequence GTGAACCACCCCTACGACGACGGTCCCGGCAGGCGGGACGTCCATTCTGGTCACGACTCTGGTCACGACCTCGGCGGTGCCGAGGACAGCGAGCACATCCGGCACCTCGAGAGCGAGATCGCCACACTCCGTCAACGGCTGAGCGAGACGCCCCGGCACGCGCGCGTGCTGGAGCAGCGGCTGGCGGAGACCACGAGCCGGCTCTCCGCGCTCAACGCGCGGAACGAGAAGCTCACCGAGACCCTCAAGGAGGCCAGGGGGCAGCTGGTCGCACTCCGCGAGGAGGTCGACCGGCTCGCGCAGCCGCCGTCGGGCTACGGGGTCTTCCTCGGGCGCTACGACGACGACACCGTCGACGTGTTCACCTCCGGGCGCCGGATGCGGGTCCCGGTCTCCCCCGCGGTGGAGGGCGAGGAGCTGCGCAGCGGCCAGTCGGTGCGGCTCAACGAGGGACTCACCGTCGTCGAGGCGATGGGCTTCGAGCAGGTCGGTGACCTGTACTCGTTGCGGGAGATCGTCTCCCGGCCGGGCGAGGACGGCGCGGCCGGCCGCGGCCTGGTCGTCGGCCACTCCGACGAGGAGCGCGTCGTCTGGCTGGCGGCGCCGCTGTTCGACCTGGGGCAGGAGGAGGGCACCAGCCCGCTGAAGTCCGGTGACTCGCTCATGGTCGACTCGCGCGCCGGGTACGCCTACGAGCGGGTCGCGAAGGCCGAGGTCGAGGACCTCGTGCTGGAGGAGGTCCCGGACATCGCCTACGCCGACATCGGTGGGCTCTCCCGGCAGATCGAGCAGATCCAGGACGCGGTGGAGCTGCCGTTCCTGCACACCGAACTGTTCACCCAGTACGAGCTGCGCCCGCCCAAGGGCGTGCTGCTCTACGGCCCGCCCGGGTGCGGGAAGACGCTGATCGCCAAGGCGGTCGCGAACTCGCTGGCGAAGAAGATCGCGAGCCAGCGGGGCGACGACCCGGACGAGGGCCGGGCGTTCTTCCTCAACATCAAGGGCCCCGAGCTGCTCAACAAGTTCGTCGGCGAGACCGAGCGGCACATCCGGCTCATCTTCCAGCGGGCCAGGGAGAAGGCCTCGGCCGGTACCCCGGTGATCGTGTTCTTCGACGAGATGGACTCGATCTTCCGGACCCGTGGCTCCGGGGTGTCCTCCGACGTCGAGACGACGATCGTCCCCCAGCTCCTCGCCGAGATCGACGGCGTCGAGGGCCTGGAGAACGTCATCGTCATCGGCGCGTCGAACCGCGAGGACATGATCGACCCGGCGATCCTGCGGCCCGGCCGGCTGGACGTGAAGATCAAGATAGAACGTCCGGACGCCGAGGGTGCGCAGGACATCTTCTCCAAGTACATCACCGAGACCCTGCCCATCCACGACGACGACGTCGCCGAGTTCGGCGGCAGCCGCAAGGCGTGTGTCGACGGGATGATCCAGCGCATCGTCGAGCGGATGTACGACGAGTCGGAGGAGAACCGGTTCCTGGAGGTCACCTACGCCAACGGGGACAAGGAGACCCTCTACTTCAAGGACTTCAACTCCGGCGCGATGATCCAGAACATCGTCGACCGGGCGAAGAAGTCCGCGATCAAGTCGGTGCTCGAGTCCGGCCAGACCGGCCTGCGGGTCCAGCACCTGCTGGACGCGATCGTCGACGAGTTCGCGGAGAACGAGGACCTGCCGAACACCACCAACCCGGACGACTGGGCCCGGATCTCGGGCAAGAAGGGCGAGCGGATCGTCTACATCCGCACCCTGGTCACCGGCAAGAACGACGCCACCGGCCGCGCGATCGACACCGCGTCGAACACCGGCCAGTACCTGTAG
- a CDS encoding thioesterase family protein, which yields MIAGVTTSIPPGPFYLPGDERPGPDGGTVADFEATPSTTGPWYAEAQHMGPPSALLVRAMERLAPSRPEAAPEHWRLARATVEVLGMVPAGPVTVTARVERPGRTIELLSATMQAGGRDVLRARAWRLTAGDTAEVAHGSAEPLPGPETGTIITERPPGWLPGFLDATEWSWLDGRGLGSQGPARAWVRLRVPLVEGEETTPLQRLMVAADCANGVAGALDARHWLFVNTELTVHLHRVPAGEWIGVDAASVIGPEGLGTCTSALFDEHGQAGRGAQALTIRPR from the coding sequence ATGATCGCGGGCGTGACGACCTCGATCCCGCCCGGCCCGTTCTACCTCCCCGGCGACGAGCGCCCCGGTCCCGACGGCGGCACCGTCGCCGACTTCGAGGCGACCCCCTCGACCACCGGACCCTGGTACGCCGAGGCCCAGCACATGGGGCCCCCGTCGGCCCTGCTGGTGCGGGCCATGGAACGGCTCGCCCCCTCGCGGCCCGAGGCGGCACCGGAGCACTGGCGGCTGGCCAGGGCGACCGTCGAGGTGCTCGGGATGGTCCCGGCCGGCCCGGTCACGGTCACCGCCCGGGTGGAGCGGCCCGGGCGCACGATCGAGCTGCTGTCGGCCACCATGCAGGCGGGCGGCCGGGACGTGCTGCGGGCACGGGCCTGGCGGCTCACCGCGGGGGACACCGCGGAGGTGGCGCACGGCTCGGCCGAGCCCCTCCCCGGCCCGGAGACCGGCACGATCATCACCGAGCGGCCCCCCGGCTGGCTGCCCGGCTTCCTCGACGCCACCGAGTGGTCCTGGCTCGACGGCCGCGGCCTCGGCTCGCAGGGCCCGGCGCGGGCCTGGGTGCGGCTGCGGGTCCCGCTCGTCGAGGGCGAGGAGACCACGCCGTTGCAGCGGTTGATGGTGGCCGCGGACTGCGCCAACGGGGTCGCCGGGGCGCTCGACGCGCGGCACTGGCTGTTCGTCAACACCGAGCTCACCGTGCACCTGCACCGCGTCCCGGCCGGTGAGTGGATCGGTGTCGACGCCGCGAGCGTCATCGGGCCCGAGGGACTGGGTACCTGCACCTCCGCGCTCTTCGACGAGCACGGCCAGGCCGGCCGGGGCGCGCAGGCGCTCACCATCCGGCCCCGCTGA